From the genome of Candidatus Delongbacteria bacterium:
CTAATGCAATATCAAAAAGTCTTTCCCTTGAGTTCTTGCAATTTAGTTTATCTACATTCCATACATCTCCCGTTATATCATCACCAGTATAAAATATAGCCCCAAAATTTACTTTCCTGAATTTTGCCACTGCAGACATTGCACTAGTTTCCATTTCAACAGATATACAACCCTCTTCTCTTCGACTGTTGACTTTTCTTGGAGTTTCTCTATAAAAAGCATCAGTAGTCCAAGTTTTTCCAATAGAATATTTAATTCCTAATTCATTTAAACAACTTTTGATTAAACTAACAACTTTTGCATCTAAAATAATTTCTCTTGAAGGTTTCATATAATGAAAAGATGTTCCTTCATCCCTGATTGCAGAACTGGGTATAATGATACCGTTTTTAGCTGCATTTTTATCTAAAACACCACAACTTCCACACATTATGAAATTTTCATATCCAGCAGCAATAATTTGCTCAAAAAGACGTATCCTCTCAAAATAGTATGGTTGTAAAAAATAATTTGTAAAATTATTAATAATTATTTAGATTATATTTAACAACAAAGAGCTA
Proteins encoded in this window:
- a CDS encoding nucleoside phosphorylase — protein: MCGSCGVLDKNAAKNGIIIPSSAIRDEGTSFHYMKPSREIILDAKVVSLIKSCLNELGIKYSIGKTWTTDAFYRETPRKVNSRREEGCISVEMETSAMSAVAKFRKVNFGAIFYTGDDITGDVWNVDKLNCKNSRERLFDIALEIAYRMSKFNFSV